The following are encoded in a window of Shewanella psychrotolerans genomic DNA:
- a CDS encoding class I SAM-dependent methyltransferase produces MMTKLNDEHETFNGNDGQKTTRIMADFYTEHVKQLSTQYNAQRFEDVHQSWQAYWPKAEQRVLDVGAGTGRDAKWFCNQGCDVYAIEPNDEMRAAGRHYTQSQNVTWLNDTLPELKNILSLGIQFDVILVSAVWMHLAESHRQRAFRKLSNLLAPNGKLVITLRHGEFNDGRVSYPVSVTEQETLAKAHGLQVVHVQSAPDNMKRDTVRWETVVLNMPDDGSGALLKIRHILVNDSKVATYKLALLRALVRIANAHPGSIIDKTDGKVALPLGLVALYWTKQYRRLLSYPVHQASQFDHHESHSGIQQSSNTTKGLGFIKDNWRSLHTLGANDLSIGALFLGQEARAVTGTLSDCATTIRDMPVKHLWHKDKTNHLFQVNKRTVRKSDRVIIDKQYLDSFGEFILDEQFWQSLKVFGSWIEPLIVNQWIGLMQSFELNKSRYVSLEQYHQALQWEDAKHDTRAVRQRAEELIRETNRLKSVWSGKDIRKKYHIDHCIPFAHWPNNNLWNLLPTSDNENLNKKDRVPSASKLQQSRTRVLDWWREAWKSEEAKQTFMIQSVMALPGLPNDTGSFDDVFEAMNVQVKGVKGKLLLREWHD; encoded by the coding sequence ATGATGACTAAGTTAAATGATGAACACGAGACGTTTAACGGCAACGATGGCCAAAAGACAACCCGAATAATGGCAGATTTTTACACAGAACATGTGAAGCAACTCAGTACCCAATACAATGCGCAGCGCTTTGAGGATGTACACCAATCATGGCAGGCCTATTGGCCTAAAGCTGAACAGCGCGTGCTTGATGTAGGAGCGGGCACTGGTCGCGATGCGAAATGGTTTTGCAATCAAGGTTGCGATGTATATGCCATTGAGCCCAATGATGAAATGCGGGCAGCAGGGAGGCATTATACTCAATCACAAAACGTGACTTGGCTGAACGATACGTTGCCAGAGTTAAAGAATATTCTTTCATTGGGTATTCAGTTTGACGTTATTCTCGTCAGCGCTGTGTGGATGCACTTGGCGGAGTCACATCGACAGCGTGCATTTCGAAAGCTCAGCAATCTATTGGCGCCAAACGGCAAACTGGTGATAACGCTTCGTCACGGTGAGTTTAATGATGGCCGTGTTAGTTATCCCGTGAGCGTCACAGAGCAAGAAACACTTGCTAAAGCTCATGGGTTACAAGTGGTTCACGTCCAGAGTGCGCCTGACAACATGAAGCGCGATACCGTCAGGTGGGAAACGGTTGTACTCAATATGCCGGACGATGGCTCCGGTGCACTGCTTAAAATCCGCCATATTTTGGTTAACGACAGTAAAGTCGCTACCTACAAACTTGCATTACTGAGAGCATTGGTCCGAATTGCCAACGCACACCCTGGCAGCATCATCGATAAAACCGATGGCAAAGTTGCGCTCCCACTCGGCTTGGTTGCACTTTACTGGACTAAACAGTACCGCCGACTTCTATCTTATCCGGTGCATCAAGCGAGTCAATTTGACCACCATGAAAGTCATAGCGGAATACAGCAGAGCAGCAATACGACAAAAGGTCTCGGGTTCATCAAAGACAACTGGCGCTCGTTGCACACACTCGGTGCCAATGATTTATCAATCGGTGCGCTGTTTTTGGGTCAGGAGGCTAGAGCCGTAACCGGAACACTCTCTGATTGCGCAACAACAATACGTGATATGCCAGTTAAGCATTTGTGGCACAAAGATAAGACTAACCATCTATTTCAAGTAAATAAGCGAACTGTTAGGAAAAGTGATCGAGTAATCATTGATAAGCAATACCTAGATTCTTTCGGTGAATTCATTCTTGATGAGCAGTTTTGGCAGAGTTTAAAGGTATTTGGCAGTTGGATAGAGCCGCTCATTGTTAATCAGTGGATTGGGCTCATGCAAAGTTTCGAGTTGAACAAATCACGGTATGTTTCACTTGAGCAATACCACCAAGCACTGCAGTGGGAAGATGCTAAGCACGATACCCGTGCAGTAAGACAACGTGCAGAAGAGTTGATACGAGAAACCAATAGGCTGAAGTCGGTTTGGAGCGGGAAAGATATTCGTAAAAAGTACCACATCGACCATTGCATACCATTTGCTCACTGGCCAAATAATAACTTGTGGAATTTGCTGCCAACGTCTGACAACGAAAATCTAAATAAGAAGGATAGGGTGCCTAGTGCATCCAAGCTGCAACAATCTAGAACTAGAGTCTTGGACTGGTGGCGAGAGGCTTGGAAAAGTGAAGAAGCCAAGCAGACGTTCATGATTCAAAGCGTGATGGCATTGCCTGGGCTACCTAACGACACAGGTAGCTTCGATGATGTATTTGAAGCTATGAATGTCCAGGTTAAAGGCGTTAAAGGGAAACTCTTGCTAAGAGAATGGCATGATTAG
- a CDS encoding major capsid protein P2 — MNSALLYAQLMNRYAPLSRDTLSPVGMGWGQKGHLQIQAGMTIQSIELITDITDASKVKRVSLELNGEEIVALTGAEIVMIQAFKKTFAEAGRYIIDFADKKYRTKNGIRSGELVTLPTDEVNLFVELVDDVDGPSFSIRGRTWVTPAQPQRYFVPRIYGSTYDAAMSGDNDLIWKNGNMNRFIRRVHFKAADINRVQIWRDDTKRHDLRAVDNNYDLKANDLAPQAGYFHFDPTQLGLGLDGLFPTFANTQLKFVLTKAASGAVPMLVEMLEQVRPLPVRQA, encoded by the coding sequence ATGAATTCAGCATTATTATATGCTCAGTTGATGAACCGATACGCACCATTAAGCCGCGATACTTTATCGCCTGTTGGTATGGGTTGGGGTCAAAAAGGGCATTTGCAAATTCAAGCAGGAATGACAATCCAGTCAATCGAATTAATAACAGATATAACCGATGCTTCAAAAGTTAAGCGCGTTAGCCTTGAATTAAACGGTGAAGAAATTGTCGCGCTCACAGGCGCTGAAATTGTAATGATCCAAGCGTTTAAGAAAACATTTGCCGAAGCTGGGCGCTATATCATCGATTTTGCGGATAAAAAATACCGCACTAAAAACGGCATTCGTAGCGGTGAACTCGTCACGTTACCGACTGACGAAGTTAACTTATTTGTCGAATTGGTTGATGATGTAGATGGCCCATCGTTTTCAATTCGTGGGCGTACTTGGGTAACACCTGCACAGCCTCAACGCTATTTTGTCCCGCGAATTTATGGATCAACTTATGACGCCGCCATGAGTGGCGACAATGATCTAATTTGGAAAAACGGAAATATGAACCGTTTTATTCGTCGCGTTCACTTCAAAGCCGCTGATATTAACCGTGTTCAAATCTGGCGTGATGATACAAAGCGCCACGATTTACGCGCCGTAGATAATAACTATGATTTGAAAGCTAACGATCTTGCACCACAGGCGGGTTATTTTCACTTTGATCCAACACAATTGGGCCTAGGATTAGACGGTCTATTCCCAACTTTCGCAAATACTCAATTAAAGTTTGTGTTAACAAAGGCCGCTTCTGGTGCTGTGCCTATGCTTGTTGAAATGTTAGAGCAGGTTCGACCATTACCAGTGCGCCAAGCATAA
- a CDS encoding TniB family NTP-binding protein yields the protein MPFKRPKLSEKTQRFSNLTLKLPTFLRVQKALSRLHKYAGVQPRILLITSPSHCGKTTALKHYMNTVNESASEENNHEFTYAPIIYVQAFGKSGLNGLLVSILKELGVRNAKETNRASDLLSSVVEKLKAYKIDIVIIDEVQHIVPVSGQTKTQGIADVIKTITNETNTCVALSGLPDAKKILRPSAEEYRKQNNYQHVDDSQQMQLTNRALKSVHLKPFFYDIDPDSDWMNIVIGYEKVLQSLEVPLIDFEKQDLPLRLWLATGGIIGRLKYLFQEAIEEFESGDHNRSKLDLKILAEAYEITAEYTEVDDTPDFNPFTATDKQLALQLSIAQYGE from the coding sequence ATGCCATTTAAGCGGCCAAAATTATCGGAAAAAACGCAGAGATTTTCCAACCTGACTTTGAAATTACCCACTTTTTTGAGGGTTCAAAAAGCGCTTAGTCGGCTTCATAAATATGCAGGCGTTCAACCGCGTATTCTTCTTATCACATCCCCTTCGCATTGCGGCAAGACGACAGCACTCAAGCACTATATGAATACCGTTAATGAGTCGGCATCAGAAGAGAATAATCACGAATTTACTTATGCTCCGATTATTTACGTGCAAGCATTTGGTAAATCGGGATTAAACGGGCTCTTAGTGTCTATTCTCAAAGAGCTGGGCGTTCGTAATGCAAAAGAGACAAACAGAGCATCAGATTTATTGAGCTCTGTTGTCGAGAAACTCAAAGCATACAAAATCGACATTGTCATTATCGATGAAGTTCAACACATTGTGCCAGTGTCTGGCCAAACAAAAACGCAAGGTATTGCAGACGTTATCAAGACTATTACGAATGAAACAAACACTTGCGTTGCACTTAGTGGACTACCAGATGCCAAGAAAATATTGAGGCCTTCGGCAGAGGAGTATCGAAAGCAAAACAACTATCAGCACGTTGATGACTCTCAACAGATGCAGTTGACGAACAGAGCGCTAAAGTCTGTTCACTTAAAACCCTTTTTCTACGATATTGATCCGGATTCAGACTGGATGAATATCGTCATCGGTTATGAAAAGGTACTTCAATCTTTGGAAGTGCCGCTAATTGACTTTGAAAAGCAAGATTTGCCGCTGAGACTTTGGCTCGCCACCGGTGGGATCATCGGACGACTAAAATATCTTTTTCAAGAAGCTATCGAAGAGTTTGAATCTGGTGACCATAATCGCTCAAAACTAGATTTAAAGATTCTTGCAGAAGCTTATGAAATCACGGCTGAGTACACGGAAGTTGATGATACGCCGGATTTTAATCCATTCACCGCTACTGATAAGCAATTAGCCCTTCAGCTTTCAATTGCTCAATACGGAGAGTGA
- a CDS encoding helix-turn-helix domain-containing protein, with product MLFNFRNAHNYLYSYPHSAKFKILFNDDPRRICDYFGVTKATAYRWINEGKPTNKTALRLLDIAASGFLPCNNHWNGFFIFDGSLVTSSGFVIHSWELDIMCETLERVPTAEKLINKPRNFKPWRDREPDFVKRFHSSK from the coding sequence ATGCTGTTTAATTTCAGGAACGCTCACAATTATCTGTACTCATACCCTCATAGCGCTAAGTTTAAGATCTTATTTAATGATGATCCTCGCCGAATTTGTGACTATTTTGGCGTCACTAAAGCGACTGCTTATAGATGGATCAACGAGGGAAAGCCGACCAATAAAACAGCGCTAAGGCTTCTAGATATAGCTGCTAGCGGTTTTTTACCATGCAACAACCATTGGAACGGCTTTTTTATCTTTGATGGTTCGCTGGTGACATCAAGCGGCTTTGTGATCCACTCTTGGGAACTTGATATAATGTGCGAAACATTAGAGCGCGTACCAACAGCAGAAAAGCTTATTAATAAGCCGCGAAACTTTAAACCTTGGAGAGACAGAGAACCCGACTTTGTGAAGCGGTTTCATTCTAGCAAGTAA
- a CDS encoding KAP family NTPase, which yields MSVELVKEQTRRFLSTETPEVLAIKGDWGIGKTYSWEQYIEEFKGECALKSYSYVSLFGINSISELKQTTFLNTIDTKRIGQAPNIKGYSKKVADLVKDTKIPYVSRYVGGIGSLINSVSQLAMNKTIICFDDLERHSNGINIKDFMGLVSFFKEQKGCKVVLLLNEQAGDQTFEDYRKYKEKIVDRQLHFEPTAEQCFDTMFVEDFEFKDYVRDCCVGLDIKNKRVIRKIVEHTKEFLELVDGFDESIKRQVIHSTIVLSWCYYCHGADEKHIPEFGFVKQSGTRKKNEQAGWTKEITVRWNMTLSRYGYGYTDEIDLAVARGIEQGFLDKEKLIPLCIHKQKEFEIQNASVKWDEAWRLFHGSFNNNEKDIALAFEEGMRDIASSTSASQYSSGLKVLRTIEKDDKADELIEFFIDSRRGSPEAFDVDSGFSFEVKDERFVERLRESYLELKPEPTVKDILDLRRGSNSYNSSEAEILARLKTEDIYSLFMSFEGEELTDYIRVFMLLAGSNQDLATKVNDALDKIASISELNKYRMGKFRN from the coding sequence ATGTCAGTTGAATTAGTTAAAGAACAAACTCGAAGGTTCCTTTCCACAGAGACCCCTGAAGTATTAGCTATCAAAGGTGATTGGGGGATAGGTAAAACTTACAGCTGGGAGCAGTACATCGAAGAATTCAAAGGTGAATGCGCTTTGAAATCATATTCTTATGTTTCATTATTCGGGATTAATTCAATTTCCGAGCTAAAGCAAACTACATTCCTAAACACGATTGATACCAAGAGAATAGGGCAAGCTCCTAACATCAAAGGCTATTCAAAAAAAGTAGCTGATCTGGTAAAGGATACAAAAATCCCCTATGTGAGTAGATATGTCGGGGGTATTGGTAGCCTTATTAATTCAGTTTCTCAACTAGCGATGAACAAAACAATAATCTGCTTTGATGACTTAGAGCGCCATAGCAACGGCATTAATATCAAAGATTTTATGGGACTAGTTTCTTTCTTCAAGGAGCAAAAAGGATGCAAGGTTGTCTTATTGCTTAATGAGCAAGCTGGTGACCAAACTTTCGAAGATTATAGGAAGTACAAAGAGAAAATCGTAGATAGACAACTCCACTTTGAGCCAACAGCTGAACAGTGTTTCGACACTATGTTTGTAGAAGATTTCGAATTTAAAGATTATGTTCGTGATTGCTGTGTGGGACTGGATATTAAAAATAAGCGAGTTATCAGAAAGATAGTTGAGCACACGAAAGAATTCTTAGAGTTGGTTGATGGTTTCGATGAAAGCATCAAGAGGCAAGTGATTCACTCTACTATAGTACTCAGTTGGTGTTACTACTGTCATGGTGCTGATGAAAAACACATTCCAGAGTTTGGGTTTGTAAAGCAGTCTGGGACTAGGAAGAAAAATGAACAGGCGGGATGGACGAAAGAAATAACCGTTAGATGGAATATGACATTAAGTCGATATGGTTATGGATATACTGATGAAATAGATTTGGCTGTTGCTCGTGGTATTGAGCAAGGGTTTCTTGATAAAGAAAAGTTAATTCCCCTTTGCATACATAAGCAGAAAGAGTTTGAAATTCAAAATGCTAGTGTGAAATGGGATGAAGCTTGGAGACTTTTCCATGGCTCATTTAATAACAATGAAAAAGATATTGCTTTAGCTTTTGAAGAGGGAATGCGAGATATAGCGTCTAGTACTTCTGCTTCTCAATACAGCTCTGGTTTGAAGGTGTTGCGTACGATTGAAAAAGATGACAAAGCAGATGAGTTGATTGAATTTTTCATTGACTCAAGGCGTGGAAGTCCCGAAGCTTTTGATGTAGATAGTGGTTTCTCATTTGAGGTTAAAGACGAGCGGTTTGTTGAAAGATTGCGTGAATCCTACTTAGAGCTAAAGCCAGAACCGACAGTGAAAGATATATTGGACTTGAGGCGTGGTTCAAACTCTTACAACTCGTCTGAAGCTGAAATATTAGCAAGACTCAAGACAGAAGACATTTATAGTTTGTTCATGAGCTTTGAAGGTGAAGAGCTAACGGATTACATTCGAGTCTTTATGCTACTTGCAGGGAGCAATCAAGATTTGGCCACTAAGGTTAATGACGCCCTCGATAAAATTGCTAGTATCAGTGAATTAAACAAATATAGAATGGGTAAATTTCGAAACTAA